In one Lolium rigidum isolate FL_2022 chromosome 3, APGP_CSIRO_Lrig_0.1, whole genome shotgun sequence genomic region, the following are encoded:
- the LOC124697915 gene encoding AAA-ATPase At2g46620-like has translation MIAVGVVLAYAALAVAVVRLVLSYRSAIYALRRLWRWGDDWAQAYQYHEVPRRLTVDGGAERDNPLFAKAAAYVSSLPSLEDADAASVISSSASPRKKTNGGFSLHLGPGHTARDAFQGARLAWTYRPARDEHDEALVLRVRRHDRTRVLRPYLQHVESVANEMELRRRELRLFANASGVDARTGAPRWASAPFTHPATLDTVAMDPDLKARVRADLEIFAKGRAYYHRLGRVWRRSYLLHGPPGTGKSTFAAAMARFLGYDVYDVDLSRAGDLRALLMSTTPRSLILVEDLDRHLLQTHGDNAEARVLSFMDGVASCCGEERVMVFTMRGGKEHEGVPAAVLRPGRLDVHIRFTLCDFDAFKALASSYLGLKDHKLYPQVEEGFHAAGDRRFSPAELGEIMLANRGSPSRALRTVITKLQRASVSDAPSRLPHRRMTSWSGAAHAQLDVPAGTEAEATEETGGGLFGKDAPMREFKKLYGLIRVKSRREGAGVVPLDDEAPTPTALIGRGSGSNHDKER, from the coding sequence ATGATCGCCGTGGGCGTTGTCCTCGCCTACGCCGCGCTCGCCGTCGCGGTGGTCCGGCTGGTGCTCTCGTACCGATCGGCGATCTACGCGCTGCGCCGGCTCTGGCGGTGGGGCGACGACTGGGCGCAGGCGTACCAGTACCACGAGGTGCCGCGCCGCCTCACCGTCGACGGCGGCGCCGAGAGGGACAACCCACTGTTCGCCAAGGCCGCGGCGTACGTCTCCTCGCTGCCGTCGCTCGAGGACGCCGACGCCGCCTCCGTGATCTCCTCCTCCGCGTCGCCCAGAAAGAAGACCAACGGTGGCTTCTCGCTCCACCTCGGCCCAGGCCACACAGCGCGGGACGCCTTCCAGGGCGCGCGCCTCGCCTGGACCTACCGCCCTGCCCGCGACGAGCACGACGAGGCGCTGGTGCTGCGCGTGCGCCGGCACGACCGGACGCGCGTGCTGCGGCCGTACCTGCAGCACGTGGAGTCCGTGGCCAACGagatggagctgcggcggcgcgaGCTGCGGCTGTTCGCGAACGCCAGCGGCGTGGACGCGCGCACGGGCGCGCCGCGGTGGGCGTCGGCGCCGTTCACGCACCCGGCCACGCTCGACACGGTGGCCATGGACCCGGACCTGAAGGCCCGCGTCCGCGCCGACCTGGAAATCTTCGCCAAGGGCCGCGCCTACTACCACCGCCTCGGCCGCGTCTGGCGCCGGAGCTACCTCCTCCACGGCCCGCCCGGCACCGGCAAGTCCACCTtcgcggcggccatggcgcgctTCCTCGGCTACGACGTGTACGACGTCGACCTGTCCCGCGCGGGGGACCTCCGCGCGCTGCTCATGAGCACCACCCCGCGCTCGCTCATACTCGTCGAGGACCTCGACCGGCACCTGCTGCAAACTCACGGGGACAACGCGGAAGCGAGGGTGCTGAGCTTCATGGACGGCGTCGCTTCCTGCTGCGGGGAGGAGCGCGTGATGGTGTTCACGATGCGCGGGGGGAAggagcacgagggcgtgcccgcgGCGGTGCTGCGGCCGGGGAGGCTGGACGTACACATCCGCTTCACGCTCTGCGACTTCGACGCGTTCAAGGCGCTGGCCAGCAGCTACCTGGGCCTCAAGGACCACAAGCTGTACCCGCAGGTGGAGGAGGGCTTCCACGCCGCCGGCGACCGCCGCTTCAGCCCCGCCGAGCTGGGCGAGATCATGCTCGCCAACCGCGGGTCCCCGAGCCGCGCGCTCCGCACCGTCATCACCAAGCTCCAGCGCGCGTCCGTGTCGGACGCGCCGTCACGGCTGCCGCACAGGCGGATGACCAGCTGGTCCGGAGCCGCGCACGCGCAGTTGGATGTTCCTGCCGGAACGGAGGCCGAGGCGACGGAGGAGACGGGCGGTGGGTTGTTCGGGAAGGACGCTCCGATGAGGGAGTTCAAGAAGCTGTACGGGCTGATCAGGGTCAAGAGCCGGAGGGAGGGCGCCGGCGTCGTGCCCTTGGATGACGAGGCGCCAACGCCAACGGCGTTGATCGGGCGCGGCTCGGGCAGCAACCACGACAAGGAGCGCTGA